The following coding sequences are from one Flavobacteriales bacterium window:
- a CDS encoding imidazolonepropionase yields the protein MSALLIKNIKQLVQVREETSDPVRGKEMGELPSIDNAWVLIKHGIIEDYGSMNDGRGSMHQAQTVIDASGKLVLPAWCDSHTHLVFADTREEEFVGRIKGLTYEQIAAAGGGILNSAKKLANTSSDELIRSGMMRLNEIMHLGTGAVEIKSGYGLSVEGELKMLRVIKHLKENHPLTIKATFLGAHAIPAEYKQNREEYIRQIIEEMLPVIAKEGLADYIDVFCETNYYTPEETSRILEAGKKHGLKPKIHVNQFTSIGGLQVGVEHQAISVDHLEVMTEQDKKDLALSNVIPTVLPSCSFFLGIPYAPARELIEADLPLCLATDYNPGSTPSGNIPFVVSLACLRMKLLPEEAINAVTMNGAFAMELQHELGSITKGKKANLIITKPINSINNIPYSFGSNLVETVIINGYAVGAYGNTPA from the coding sequence ATGTCAGCACTTCTGATAAAGAATATCAAGCAGCTTGTTCAGGTTCGGGAAGAAACCAGCGACCCCGTTCGTGGAAAGGAAATGGGGGAACTTCCAAGCATCGATAATGCTTGGGTGCTGATCAAGCACGGAATCATTGAAGATTACGGTTCGATGAATGATGGTAGGGGCTCGATGCATCAAGCCCAAACAGTGATCGATGCTTCTGGAAAACTGGTACTTCCCGCTTGGTGCGACAGTCACACGCATTTGGTTTTTGCGGATACGCGAGAAGAGGAATTCGTTGGTCGGATAAAAGGTTTGACGTATGAACAGATCGCAGCGGCTGGTGGTGGTATTCTGAATTCAGCTAAGAAACTGGCGAACACCTCATCAGACGAACTCATTCGTAGCGGTATGATGCGGTTGAACGAGATCATGCATCTCGGAACGGGCGCTGTGGAAATTAAAAGCGGTTACGGACTTTCCGTGGAAGGCGAGTTGAAAATGCTGCGCGTCATCAAGCATTTGAAGGAAAACCATCCGCTCACTATCAAAGCCACTTTCCTTGGGGCGCATGCCATTCCTGCCGAATACAAACAGAACCGTGAGGAATACATCCGACAGATCATTGAGGAAATGCTGCCCGTAATTGCCAAAGAAGGTTTGGCCGATTACATCGATGTGTTCTGCGAAACCAATTACTACACGCCTGAAGAGACTTCGCGCATTCTGGAAGCGGGCAAGAAACACGGACTGAAACCGAAGATCCATGTCAATCAGTTCACTTCCATTGGCGGTCTTCAGGTTGGAGTTGAGCACCAAGCCATTTCCGTGGATCACTTGGAAGTAATGACCGAACAGGACAAGAAGGACCTTGCCCTCAGTAATGTCATTCCAACAGTGCTTCCCTCCTGCTCGTTCTTTTTGGGAATTCCGTATGCACCAGCACGCGAACTGATCGAGGCCGATCTGCCGCTTTGCCTGGCTACTGATTACAACCCAGGCAGCACCCCGAGCGGAAACATTCCATTCGTGGTTTCATTGGCCTGTCTGCGGATGAAATTGCTGCCCGAAGAAGCCATCAATGCAGTGACCATGAATGGTGCCTTTGCCATGGAATTGCAGCACGAACTCGGCTCCATCACCAAAGGAAAAAAGGCCAACCTCATCATTACCAAACCCATCAATTCCATCAATAAT
- a CDS encoding cation:dicarboxylase symporter family transporter, protein MKNLALHWKIIIGLVLGVIFAFVSSALGWSEFTINWIDPWGKIFINLLKLIAVPLVLFSIIKGISGLHDTAKLGRMGAKTLLFYLLTTVFSVSIGLLLVNSFSPGKLVDEEQRTDNRIRYELWAQQEQVEVKDQKCLLCDETNSARVETVRGLMSAEEPDASLASKMQSAHRTKDDGPLQFVVDMVPSNIFLSLNNNGLMLQVIFFAIFFGVTLISIPRDVAQPVINFVDGMNEVFLKMVDIVMQAAPFFVFALLAGVISKMAGDDPNAVIEIFKGLGWYSLTVVVGLAFMIFIFYPMLAKLMVKGMNYKRFFRAISPAQFLAFSTSSSAATLPVTMECVQDNLGVSEETTSFVLPIGATVNMDGTSMYQAIAVVFLAQFHLVNLDLTQQLTIVLTATLASIGSAAVPSAGLIMLIIVLESVGLNPAWIAIIFPVDRILDMCRTVVNVTGDCTVATIVAASEDQLDREAWTKLD, encoded by the coding sequence ATGAAAAACCTCGCATTGCATTGGAAGATCATCATTGGCCTTGTGCTCGGTGTGATCTTCGCTTTCGTCTCCAGCGCACTCGGTTGGAGTGAGTTCACCATCAATTGGATCGATCCTTGGGGGAAGATATTCATCAACCTGCTGAAGCTGATCGCTGTGCCGTTGGTGCTGTTCTCCATCATCAAAGGAATCTCTGGCCTGCACGACACGGCCAAGCTTGGGCGAATGGGCGCCAAGACGCTGCTATTCTATCTGCTCACCACGGTCTTTTCTGTTTCCATCGGGTTACTGTTGGTCAACTCGTTCTCACCAGGAAAATTGGTGGATGAGGAACAGCGGACGGACAACCGCATCCGCTACGAACTTTGGGCGCAGCAGGAACAAGTGGAGGTGAAAGACCAGAAGTGTCTGCTGTGCGATGAGACGAATTCTGCGCGAGTAGAAACCGTCCGTGGTTTGATGTCGGCTGAAGAACCAGATGCCAGCCTTGCTTCCAAGATGCAATCGGCACACAGAACGAAGGATGACGGCCCGTTGCAGTTTGTAGTAGACATGGTGCCGAGCAACATTTTCCTTTCGCTGAACAACAACGGATTGATGCTGCAGGTCATCTTCTTCGCCATCTTCTTCGGAGTTACGCTCATATCCATTCCACGCGATGTAGCGCAACCTGTCATCAACTTTGTGGATGGCATGAATGAGGTCTTCCTGAAAATGGTGGACATCGTGATGCAGGCCGCGCCATTCTTCGTGTTTGCGCTGCTGGCGGGTGTCATTTCCAAAATGGCTGGAGACGACCCGAATGCCGTGATAGAAATTTTCAAAGGTTTGGGTTGGTACAGCCTTACGGTGGTTGTGGGTTTAGCGTTTATGATCTTCATTTTCTATCCGATGTTGGCCAAACTGATGGTGAAAGGGATGAACTACAAGCGATTCTTCCGTGCCATTTCGCCTGCGCAGTTCTTGGCGTTCTCAACGAGTTCGAGTGCGGCTACGCTGCCTGTGACCATGGAATGCGTACAGGACAATCTGGGTGTGAGTGAGGAAACGACCAGTTTCGTACTGCCTATCGGTGCCACGGTGAATATGGATGGAACCAGCATGTACCAAGCGATCGCTGTGGTGTTCTTGGCGCAGTTCCATTTGGTGAATCTCGACCTCACACAGCAATTGACCATTGTTCTCACCGCAACGCTTGCCTCCATCGGTTCGGCTGCCGTGCCAAGTGCAGGGTTGATCATGTTGATCATTGTGCTGGAAAGCGTTGGGTTGAATCCTGCTTGGATCGCCATCATCTTTCCCGTGGATCGGATTTTGGACATGTGCCGAACGGTAGTGAACGTTACGGGCGATTGTACTGTTGCTACCATTGTGGCGGCTTCCGAAGATCAACTCGACCGTGAAGCTTGGACGAAATTAGATTGA
- a CDS encoding nucleotidyltransferase produces the protein MSDNGSDSKDGNKVEEPVFGYSVSLTPAEVRQRIHDYFATQKAVKRAWLFGSFARGDQDESSDVDILIEVPREQIFTLFDLAEIQHVLQNQLNRKVDLAMTGALREAFKKNIAKDLQIIYEG, from the coding sequence ATGAGCGACAACGGTTCGGATAGTAAAGATGGAAACAAGGTTGAAGAACCCGTTTTCGGCTATTCTGTCTCGCTTACGCCTGCGGAGGTGCGTCAACGGATACACGACTATTTTGCCACTCAGAAGGCCGTGAAGCGGGCTTGGTTGTTCGGATCTTTTGCACGAGGAGATCAGGACGAGAGCAGTGATGTGGACATTCTGATCGAGGTGCCGAGAGAACAGATATTCACGCTGTTCGATCTCGCAGAGATACAGCATGTGCTTCAAAATCAACTGAACAGAAAAGTTGACCTTGCCATGACAGGTGCTCTGAGAGAAGCATTCAAAAAGAACATTGCCAAAGATCTTCAGATCATCTATGAGGGATAA
- a CDS encoding DUF86 domain-containing protein yields MRDKRVTEADRVRHAIEAIRKVTGFCEGIGRDEFERNMVVHSACLYQYTIIAEALSHVDSDRLSKYEYPWYKVKSFRNFILHDYHSIALTTVYDTTVNELPMLEKLLIEILQKEFSEKP; encoded by the coding sequence ATGAGGGATAAACGCGTTACCGAAGCAGACAGGGTCAGACATGCCATTGAAGCTATTCGCAAGGTCACAGGCTTCTGTGAAGGAATTGGTCGTGATGAGTTTGAAAGAAATATGGTTGTGCATTCAGCTTGTCTTTATCAATATACGATCATAGCCGAGGCATTGTCGCATGTTGATTCTGACCGTCTTTCCAAATATGAATACCCGTGGTACAAGGTCAAATCTTTTCGAAATTTCATTCTTCATGACTACCACTCCATAGCTCTTACAACAGTTTACGATACTACGGTGAATGAACTGCCCATGCTGGAAAAATTGCTCATCGAGATCCTTCAAAAGGAATTCTCTGAAAAACCATAA